In Thauera sp. JM12B12, one DNA window encodes the following:
- a CDS encoding RecQ family ATP-dependent DNA helicase — MAQTPQSLQPKCLIFDLETVPQAEGERPRIIKIGALRPDTGETLELDTGVRLDAALARLDAMCAGASFVLGHNVLAHDLPVLRALAPDSPLLQLPAIDTLRLSPLAFPQNPYHRLIKDYKLIRDSLNSPLSDCRSTLTLFADQQLAFDRLFEANADELLCYQALIAPRTGPGLGNFMLSLTRRMPLAIDEVADRLPALLAETDPGLARALKVCRTRLASLVTEDLRTPALHWPLAYVLAWLRVSGGNSVLAAWVRHQFPQVGRLIAELRDRPCEDPACSYCRTTHDPRQELKRYFGFDDFRHEADGGSMQHDIVLAGMRGESVLAVLATGGGKSICYQLPALNRYHRNGSLTVIISPLQSLMKDQVDGLLARNVQCAAALNGLLTMPERADVLEKIQMGDVGMLLVSPEQFRNTAFRKAIANRQIGAWIFDEAHCLSKWGNDFRPDYLYAARFIREFSGAGTLAPIGCFTATAKQDVLDDIRKHFLDELGVRFASFIGTPERPNLHFEVFPVSAGEKFARAHALLAEELGDRAGGAVVFVASRRKAEELADFLIGQNWTCKHFHAGLQPHEKKDIQDDFIGGELRVIVATNAFGMGVDKPDVRLVIHADIPGSLENYLQEAGRAGRDQDDARCVLLYDPQDIETQFGLGERSRLSYKDIQQILKKLRFEASRRKGGQVVITAGEILQDEAVQTSFEADDRDAETKVVTAIAWLERGQFLRRDENHTKVFPAKLCLTEEDAAKRLEHARLPQRRLEEFRAILNYLYSAEADERVNTDQLMLLTGQTSEEVSAALRQLEALGLLENDAQLTLYVRHGIAGAATERLEHCLALERALFKVLRELAPDADHGRWQDLNLTPLTAALRARCEQPELLPLHVSRLLHSLALDRDGDSQQRSSFELRQVNREHLKLRIRGGYTWSQVEGLGDKRRRIAAAVLPCLLRKLPPGQRGKDLLVHTTFGELQHLLEADLELSATIKPEQRLKALEHVLLYLHHQEVLTLNHGMTVMRRAMTIDINPDKQSQRYVKDDFQRLDEHYRERRIQVHVMREYAEVALREMADALRLVMHYFTRSKDDFLRAYFPGKEEILQLATSEGSWKAIIDALNPTQKAIVTDHQDRNRLVLAGPGSGKTRVVVHRIAYLLRVRRVPAAAIIALTFNRHAANEIRKRLFALVGNDAIGITVLTYHAMAMRLTGTSFDRRDKVEEGELDAVLDRAAELLEGRAAAEGEDDLRERLLQGYRYILVDEYQDIDDRQYRLVSALAGRHDDQDGELCILAVGDDDQNIYQWRGGSNRHIGRFCEAFGAQISYLVENYRSSRAIIVAANHLIAHNAARLKAEQPIRIDPARAAVPPGGRWEALDPARRGSVLRLRVAGADRPCGNLQAQAVVAELERLRALEERDDWQGLAVLARSHRYLWPVQALCEREDISYFLAADKQSGLPLTRQRPFVGLVAHLRGLGASALTAAAVAEIARERIADPIWQAFFATACAQLGGEYGECQLAPATVIDWLFDYAREIRQQPRPGLFLGTVHAAKGLEFRHVVLLDGNWEASSEQLDETRRLYYVGMTRAEETLTLCEFDLGNAFVAALGGCTQLRRFEGRHDPALDVQYQVLSLGDVDIGFAGRHHAGAPVHAAIAALEPGDPLVLRADGDRYALFDLLGNKVGRTAKAFRLALDHACCEVAGIVVRYKEETEPAYIDRVKCERWEVVVPRLRGGPLEAAP; from the coding sequence ATGGCGCAGACCCCCCAGTCCCTACAGCCCAAGTGCCTGATCTTCGACCTCGAGACCGTCCCGCAAGCGGAGGGTGAGCGGCCGCGGATCATCAAGATCGGCGCGCTGCGCCCGGACACCGGCGAGACGCTCGAGCTCGACACGGGGGTTCGGCTCGATGCGGCGCTCGCGCGCCTCGATGCGATGTGCGCCGGGGCGAGCTTCGTGCTTGGGCACAACGTGCTGGCCCACGACCTGCCGGTGCTGCGCGCGCTTGCTCCGGACTCGCCGCTGCTGCAGCTTCCGGCGATCGACACGCTGCGCCTGTCGCCGCTGGCCTTTCCGCAGAACCCCTATCACCGGCTGATCAAGGACTACAAGCTGATCCGCGACAGCCTGAACTCGCCGCTGTCGGACTGCCGCTCGACGCTGACCCTGTTCGCCGACCAGCAGCTCGCATTCGACCGGCTGTTCGAGGCGAACGCCGATGAACTGCTGTGCTACCAGGCCCTGATCGCGCCGCGCACGGGGCCGGGACTGGGCAACTTCATGTTGTCGCTGACCCGGCGCATGCCGCTGGCGATCGACGAGGTCGCGGACCGTCTGCCGGCCTTGCTGGCGGAGACCGATCCCGGGCTAGCGCGCGCACTGAAGGTGTGCCGGACCCGCCTGGCGAGCCTGGTCACCGAGGACCTGCGCACGCCCGCGCTGCATTGGCCGCTCGCCTACGTGCTTGCCTGGCTGCGGGTGTCGGGCGGCAATTCGGTGCTCGCGGCCTGGGTGCGCCATCAGTTTCCGCAGGTCGGCCGGCTGATCGCCGAGCTGCGCGACCGCCCCTGCGAGGATCCCGCCTGCAGCTACTGCCGCACGACGCACGATCCCCGGCAGGAACTGAAGCGCTACTTCGGCTTCGATGATTTCCGCCACGAGGCGGACGGCGGCAGCATGCAGCACGACATCGTGCTGGCCGGCATGCGCGGCGAGTCGGTGCTGGCGGTGCTCGCCACCGGGGGCGGCAAGTCGATCTGCTATCAGCTGCCGGCGCTCAACCGCTACCACCGCAATGGCAGCCTCACGGTGATCATCTCGCCCCTGCAGTCGCTGATGAAGGACCAGGTGGACGGCCTGCTCGCGCGCAACGTCCAGTGCGCCGCCGCCCTGAACGGCCTGCTGACGATGCCCGAGCGCGCCGACGTGCTGGAGAAGATCCAGATGGGCGACGTCGGCATGCTGCTGGTGTCGCCCGAGCAGTTCCGCAACACGGCCTTCCGCAAGGCGATCGCCAACCGCCAGATCGGCGCCTGGATCTTCGACGAGGCGCACTGCCTGTCGAAGTGGGGCAACGACTTCCGCCCCGACTACCTGTACGCGGCGCGCTTCATCCGCGAGTTCTCGGGCGCGGGCACGCTGGCGCCGATCGGCTGCTTCACCGCTACCGCCAAGCAGGACGTGCTGGACGACATCCGCAAGCATTTCCTCGACGAGCTCGGCGTGCGCTTCGCGTCCTTCATCGGCACGCCCGAGCGGCCGAACCTGCATTTCGAGGTCTTCCCGGTGAGCGCGGGGGAGAAGTTCGCGCGCGCGCACGCCTTGCTCGCCGAGGAGCTCGGCGATCGCGCGGGCGGCGCGGTGGTCTTCGTCGCCAGCCGCAGGAAGGCGGAGGAGCTGGCCGATTTCCTCATCGGGCAGAACTGGACCTGCAAGCACTTTCACGCCGGGCTGCAGCCGCACGAGAAGAAGGACATCCAGGACGACTTCATCGGCGGCGAGCTGCGCGTGATCGTCGCCACCAACGCCTTCGGCATGGGCGTGGACAAGCCGGATGTGCGCCTGGTGATCCATGCCGACATCCCCGGCTCGCTGGAGAACTACCTGCAGGAAGCCGGCCGCGCCGGGCGTGACCAGGACGACGCGCGCTGCGTGCTGCTCTACGACCCGCAGGACATCGAGACCCAGTTCGGGCTCGGCGAGCGCTCGCGGCTGAGCTACAAGGACATCCAGCAGATCCTCAAGAAACTGCGTTTCGAGGCCTCGCGACGCAAGGGCGGGCAGGTGGTGATCACGGCCGGTGAGATCCTCCAGGACGAGGCGGTGCAGACCAGCTTCGAGGCGGACGACCGCGACGCCGAGACCAAGGTCGTCACCGCGATCGCCTGGCTCGAGCGCGGGCAGTTCCTGCGTCGCGACGAGAACCACACGAAGGTGTTTCCAGCGAAGCTGTGTCTGACCGAGGAAGATGCGGCAAAGCGGCTCGAGCATGCGCGGTTGCCGCAGCGCCGACTCGAGGAGTTCCGTGCGATCCTGAACTACCTTTACTCGGCCGAGGCCGACGAACGCGTCAACACCGACCAGCTGATGCTGCTGACCGGGCAGACCAGCGAGGAGGTCAGCGCGGCGCTGCGGCAGCTCGAGGCGCTCGGCCTGCTCGAGAACGATGCGCAACTCACGCTCTACGTCCGCCACGGCATTGCGGGCGCGGCGACCGAGCGCCTCGAGCACTGCCTTGCGCTCGAGCGCGCGCTGTTCAAGGTCCTGCGCGAGCTGGCGCCCGATGCGGACCATGGGCGCTGGCAGGACTTGAATCTGACGCCGCTCACCGCCGCCCTGCGCGCGCGCTGCGAGCAGCCCGAGCTGCTGCCGCTGCATGTGTCGCGCCTGCTGCACAGCCTGGCGCTCGACCGCGACGGCGACAGCCAGCAGCGCAGCAGCTTCGAGCTCAGGCAGGTGAATCGCGAGCACCTCAAGCTGCGCATCCGGGGTGGATACACCTGGTCGCAGGTCGAGGGGCTGGGTGACAAACGGCGGCGCATCGCGGCGGCGGTGCTGCCCTGCCTGCTCCGCAAGCTCCCACCCGGGCAGCGCGGCAAGGACCTGCTGGTGCACACCACCTTCGGCGAGCTGCAGCACCTGCTCGAAGCGGACCTGGAGTTGTCCGCGACGATCAAGCCGGAGCAACGCTTGAAGGCGCTGGAGCACGTGTTGCTCTACCTCCACCACCAGGAGGTGCTGACGCTCAACCACGGCATGACGGTGATGCGGCGGGCGATGACGATCGACATCAACCCGGACAAGCAGAGCCAGCGCTACGTGAAGGACGACTTCCAGCGCCTCGACGAGCACTACCGCGAGCGCCGCATCCAGGTGCACGTGATGCGCGAATACGCCGAGGTCGCGCTGCGCGAGATGGCCGACGCCCTGAGGCTGGTGATGCACTACTTCACCCGCAGCAAGGACGACTTCCTGCGCGCCTACTTCCCGGGCAAGGAGGAGATCCTGCAGCTGGCGACCAGCGAGGGCTCGTGGAAGGCGATCATCGACGCGCTGAACCCGACGCAGAAGGCCATCGTCACTGACCACCAGGACCGCAACCGCCTCGTCCTCGCCGGCCCGGGCTCGGGCAAGACGCGGGTGGTGGTGCATCGCATCGCCTATCTGCTGCGCGTGCGGCGGGTGCCGGCCGCGGCGATCATCGCGCTCACCTTCAACCGCCATGCCGCCAACGAGATCCGCAAGCGCCTGTTCGCCCTTGTCGGCAACGATGCGATCGGCATCACCGTGCTCACCTACCACGCGATGGCGATGCGGCTCACCGGCACCAGCTTCGATCGCCGTGACAAGGTGGAGGAGGGCGAGCTCGACGCCGTCCTCGACCGTGCCGCCGAACTGCTCGAGGGCCGCGCAGCAGCGGAAGGCGAGGACGATCTGCGCGAACGCCTGCTGCAGGGCTATCGCTACATCCTGGTGGACGAATACCAGGACATCGACGACCGCCAGTACCGGCTGGTCAGCGCTCTCGCCGGGCGGCACGATGACCAGGACGGCGAGCTGTGCATCCTCGCCGTCGGCGACGACGACCAGAACATCTACCAGTGGCGCGGCGGCAGCAACCGCCACATCGGGCGCTTCTGCGAGGCGTTCGGCGCGCAGATCAGCTACCTGGTCGAGAACTACCGCTCCAGCCGGGCGATCATCGTCGCAGCCAATCATCTGATCGCGCACAACGCCGCGCGGCTCAAGGCCGAGCAGCCGATCCGCATCGACCCGGCGCGGGCGGCCGTTCCACCCGGGGGCAGGTGGGAGGCGCTCGACCCCGCGCGCCGCGGCAGTGTGCTGAGGCTGCGCGTTGCCGGGGCCGACCGTCCGTGCGGCAACCTGCAAGCCCAGGCGGTGGTGGCCGAGCTCGAGCGGCTGCGCGCGCTGGAGGAACGCGACGACTGGCAGGGACTCGCCGTGCTGGCGCGCAGCCACCGCTACCTGTGGCCGGTGCAGGCCTTGTGCGAGCGCGAGGACATCTCGTACTTCCTCGCCGCCGACAAGCAGAGCGGCCTGCCGCTCACCCGGCAGCGCCCCTTCGTTGGTCTGGTCGCGCATCTGCGCGGCCTCGGCGCGTCTGCGCTCACGGCTGCCGCAGTGGCCGAGATCGCCCGCGAGCGCATCGCCGATCCGATCTGGCAGGCGTTCTTCGCCACGGCCTGCGCGCAGCTCGGCGGCGAATACGGCGAGTGCCAGCTTGCGCCCGCGACGGTGATCGACTGGCTCTTCGACTACGCGCGCGAGATCCGCCAGCAGCCGCGCCCGGGGCTCTTCCTCGGCACGGTGCATGCGGCCAAGGGGCTGGAGTTCCGCCATGTCGTCCTGCTGGATGGAAACTGGGAGGCTTCATCCGAGCAGCTGGACGAGACCCGCAGGCTCTACTACGTCGGCATGACTCGCGCGGAGGAGACGCTGACGCTGTGCGAGTTCGACCTCGGCAACGCTTTCGTCGCCGCGCTCGGTGGATGCACCCAGCTCCGTCGCTTCGAAGGCAGGCACGATCCGGCGCTGGATGTGCAGTACCAGGTGCTGAGCCTGGGCGACGTCGATATCGGCTTCGCCGGGCGACACCATGCCGGTGCGCCGGTGCATGCGGCGATCGCCGCACTGGAGCCCGGCGACCCCTTGGTGTTGCGCGCGGACGGTGATCGCTACGCGCTGTTCGATCTGCTCGGCAACAAGGTCGGACGCACGGCCAAGGCTTTCAGGCTCGCCCTGGACCACGCGTGCTGCGAGGTTGCCGGCATCGTCGTCCGCTACAAGGAAGAGACCGAGCCGGCCTACATCGACCGCGTGAAGTGCGAGCGATGGGAAGTGGTGGTGCCCAGGCTGCGTGGCGGTCCGCTCGAGGCGGCGCCCTGA
- a CDS encoding pirin family protein, whose product MNTIVRIQPRSADLGEGMLVRRALPSREQRMIGAWCFLDHAGPVQFEPGKGMHVGAHPHIGLQTFTWLIEGEVLHRDSLGNEQVIRPGQVNLMTAGHGIAHTEDSLHDGARLHAAQLWIALPPAHKDCAPAFDHYPALPQWREGGAELTLLAGRHGPRSAPARIHSPLVGIDIACDAADVLTLALDPDFEYGLMPLVGEATVDGELIGTDELAYLGKDRRSLRLALPAGGRALLLGGVPFAEPVLMWWNFVGHSKADIAQAQAEWEQGGPRFGPVGDGRAPRLVAPAMPWRAGD is encoded by the coding sequence ATGAACACGATCGTCCGCATCCAGCCCCGCAGCGCCGACCTCGGCGAGGGCATGCTCGTCCGCCGCGCCCTCCCCAGTCGCGAGCAGCGCATGATCGGCGCATGGTGCTTCCTCGACCATGCCGGCCCGGTGCAATTCGAGCCCGGCAAGGGCATGCACGTCGGCGCGCATCCGCACATCGGCCTGCAGACCTTCACCTGGCTGATCGAGGGCGAGGTGCTGCATCGCGACAGTCTGGGCAACGAGCAAGTCATCCGCCCCGGCCAGGTCAACCTGATGACCGCGGGTCATGGCATCGCCCACACCGAGGACTCCCTGCACGACGGCGCGCGCCTGCACGCGGCGCAGCTCTGGATCGCCCTGCCACCGGCGCACAAGGATTGCGCCCCGGCCTTCGACCACTACCCGGCGCTGCCGCAATGGCGCGAGGGCGGCGCCGAGCTGACCCTGCTCGCCGGCCGCCATGGCCCGCGGAGCGCGCCGGCGCGCATCCATTCGCCGCTGGTCGGCATCGACATCGCCTGCGACGCGGCGGACGTGCTCACGCTCGCACTCGACCCGGATTTCGAATACGGGCTGATGCCGCTCGTGGGCGAGGCGACGGTCGACGGCGAGCTCATCGGCACCGACGAGCTCGCCTACCTCGGCAAGGATCGGCGCAGCCTGCGTCTGGCCCTGCCGGCGGGCGGGCGCGCCCTGTTGCTGGGTGGCGTGCCGTTCGCGGAGCCGGTGCTGATGTGGTGGAACTTCGTCGGCCACAGCAAGGCCGACATCGCGCAGGCGCAGGCGGAGTGGGAACAGGGCGGTCCACGCTTCGGCCCGGTCGGCGACGGCCGGGCGCCGCGGCTCGTCGCACCGGCCATGCCGTGGCGCGCGGGCGACTGA
- a CDS encoding ProQ/FinO family protein: protein MLKHLQAESPAFRDCKPLALRIDAAILTRFPAFDRKNLRVALRMYTASTKYLKAVERGTERFDLDGNPAGEVTAEQREHAAATLKERFAAVAKQQREKREAEEAERRREEKLRQLVSKFGR, encoded by the coding sequence ATGCTCAAGCACCTCCAGGCCGAATCTCCCGCGTTCCGCGACTGCAAGCCGCTGGCGCTGAGGATCGACGCGGCCATCCTGACGCGCTTTCCGGCGTTCGACCGCAAGAACCTGCGCGTGGCGTTGCGCATGTACACGGCGTCGACCAAGTACCTGAAGGCGGTCGAGCGAGGCACCGAGCGCTTCGACCTCGATGGAAATCCGGCCGGGGAGGTGACGGCCGAGCAGCGCGAACATGCCGCGGCGACCTTGAAGGAACGTTTTGCAGCCGTCGCCAAGCAGCAGCGAGAGAAGCGCGAGGCCGAGGAAGCCGAGCGCCGCCGCGAGGAAAAGCTCCGCCAACTGGTCAGCAAGTTCGGCCGTTGA
- a CDS encoding acetyl-CoA carboxylase biotin carboxyl carrier protein subunit, which translates to MKLRITLNGKTFDVDVEVAETDNANLPPAYPVGSAVLPGSVASAPPTPVASDGADAEEDKVCRSPVSGIVVRLIAQPGQQLQVGDALMVLEAMKMETNITAPIAGRIATFHVARGDNVQAGQVVVSFD; encoded by the coding sequence GTGAAACTCAGGATCACCCTCAACGGCAAGACCTTCGACGTCGATGTCGAGGTCGCCGAAACCGACAACGCCAACCTGCCCCCCGCCTATCCGGTGGGTTCGGCGGTGCTGCCCGGCAGTGTCGCCAGCGCCCCACCCACACCTGTGGCGAGCGACGGCGCGGACGCCGAGGAAGACAAGGTATGCCGTAGCCCGGTGTCGGGTATCGTCGTGCGCCTGATCGCGCAACCGGGCCAGCAACTGCAGGTCGGCGACGCGCTGATGGTGCTCGAGGCCATGAAGATGGAGACCAACATCACCGCTCCCATTGCGGGCCGCATTGCCACCTTCCACGTTGCCAGGGGCGACAATGTTCAGGCGGGGCAGGTCGTGGTGAGCTTCGACTGA
- a CDS encoding DUF5710 domain-containing protein, with amino-acid sequence MRHNLKVPFAEKDQAKKLGARWDAARKLWYVEAGRDLGPFSRWQPTPHDGSVAAPSGPAPRRSPPAQATSEGKVQVGSRFVVLPRVCECLPWDDCDKCRLEAWPEPRAGR; translated from the coding sequence ATGCGCCACAACCTGAAGGTTCCGTTCGCCGAGAAAGACCAGGCCAAGAAGCTCGGCGCGCGCTGGGACGCGGCGCGCAAGCTGTGGTACGTCGAGGCTGGGCGCGATCTGGGCCCGTTCTCGCGCTGGCAGCCCACCCCGCATGACGGCTCGGTGGCGGCGCCATCCGGCCCCGCCCCGCGACGCAGCCCGCCCGCGCAGGCGACGAGCGAGGGGAAGGTACAGGTGGGAAGCCGCTTCGTTGTGCTGCCGCGGGTGTGTGAATGCCTGCCGTGGGATGACTGCGACAAGTGCCGGCTGGAGGCCTGGCCCGAGCCTCGGGCGGGGCGCTGA
- a CDS encoding GGDEF domain-containing protein has product MPTISNPSEIARETLRQLAMRRVAPTPDNYRKLYHEIAGTRPDDDALPEAFVRKLAKRLPRDNAERQRNARQLDQALTDGKMKAAETALERYLEGLKLGEQPVWNELIASLLRQWEARHTGWTTARKRESLDRVLNAADPATLYSRLQGLLRGWSQGGTEDEAPRAEATEGAQGERVDATAGGAATRTATAPTASATTAPASATQATPLPQALAATGAELADTLRELLRLSLRKAVPAMLQEHPELLETATALSTELDLHATPAALREFGERLRTFARDIELAAADDAEIHAGLLELLRLLLRNIDELVLDDQWLSGQIEMLREVVDSKPDPRKIDDAGRRLKELIFKQGQLKHTLVETQRHLRDMLAGFVDQLARFSESTGAYHDRIGTCAQRIAQARDITEIGPLLDEVMNETRSIQEEARRSRDELLTARQQATEAEQRIASLQAELEETSRLMRHDQLTGALNRRGLEEMFKTESARAQRRGSRLAVALLDIDHFKKLNDSLGHKAGDDALVHLAKVVRQHLRPQDVLARFGGEEFVILLPETAETDAQQALVRLQRELTREFFMADQQKVVITFSAGVTPLGEGEGLESALKRADGAMYQAKQAGRNRVMTAALPPRDGAN; this is encoded by the coding sequence ATGCCCACGATCAGCAACCCCTCCGAGATTGCCCGCGAAACCCTGCGCCAGCTCGCGATGCGCCGGGTGGCACCCACACCCGACAACTACCGCAAGCTCTACCACGAGATCGCCGGCACACGACCCGACGACGACGCCCTGCCCGAAGCCTTCGTCCGCAAGCTCGCCAAGCGCCTGCCGCGCGACAACGCCGAACGCCAGCGCAACGCCCGCCAGCTCGACCAGGCCCTGACGGACGGCAAGATGAAGGCCGCCGAAACCGCGCTCGAGCGCTACCTCGAAGGCCTCAAGCTCGGCGAGCAGCCAGTCTGGAACGAGCTGATCGCCAGCTTGCTCCGGCAGTGGGAGGCCCGCCACACCGGCTGGACCACGGCGCGCAAGCGCGAATCGCTCGACCGCGTACTCAACGCGGCCGACCCCGCCACCCTCTACAGCCGGCTGCAGGGCTTGCTGCGCGGTTGGAGCCAGGGCGGCACCGAGGACGAAGCCCCCCGCGCGGAGGCCACCGAGGGGGCTCAAGGCGAGCGCGTCGATGCCACTGCCGGTGGCGCCGCGACGCGTACGGCGACCGCCCCTACGGCCAGCGCCACAACCGCCCCGGCCAGCGCCACGCAGGCCACGCCCCTGCCTCAGGCGCTTGCAGCCACCGGCGCCGAACTTGCCGACACCCTGCGCGAACTCCTGCGTCTGAGCCTGCGCAAGGCAGTCCCCGCGATGCTGCAGGAGCACCCCGAGCTGCTGGAAACGGCGACCGCCCTGTCGACGGAGCTCGACCTCCACGCGACCCCGGCAGCGCTGCGCGAGTTCGGCGAGCGCCTGCGCACGTTCGCGCGCGACATCGAGCTCGCTGCGGCCGATGACGCCGAGATCCACGCCGGCCTGCTCGAACTGCTGCGCCTGCTGCTTCGCAACATCGACGAGCTCGTGCTCGACGACCAGTGGCTCAGCGGCCAGATCGAGATGCTGCGCGAGGTCGTCGACAGCAAGCCGGATCCGCGCAAGATCGACGACGCCGGGCGCCGCCTCAAGGAGCTGATCTTCAAACAGGGGCAGCTCAAGCACACGCTTGTCGAAACCCAGCGTCACCTGCGCGACATGCTCGCCGGCTTCGTCGATCAGCTCGCGCGCTTCTCGGAGAGCACCGGCGCTTACCACGACCGCATCGGCACCTGCGCCCAGCGCATCGCCCAGGCGCGCGACATCACCGAGATCGGCCCCCTGCTCGACGAAGTGATGAACGAGACCCGCAGCATCCAGGAAGAGGCCCGACGCTCGCGCGACGAACTGCTCACGGCACGCCAGCAGGCAACCGAAGCCGAGCAGCGCATCGCCAGCCTGCAGGCCGAGCTCGAGGAAACCAGTCGCCTGATGCGCCACGACCAGCTCACCGGCGCGCTCAACCGCCGCGGGCTGGAGGAGATGTTCAAGACCGAGTCGGCGCGCGCGCAGCGCCGCGGCAGCCGGCTTGCCGTCGCCCTGCTCGACATCGACCACTTCAAGAAGCTCAACGACAGCCTCGGCCACAAGGCCGGCGACGATGCCCTCGTCCACCTGGCCAAGGTCGTGCGCCAGCACCTTCGCCCGCAGGACGTGCTGGCCCGCTTCGGCGGCGAGGAGTTCGTCATCCTCCTCCCCGAGACGGCCGAAACCGATGCCCAGCAGGCCCTCGTTCGCCTGCAGCGCGAACTCACGCGCGAGTTCTTCATGGCCGACCAGCAGAAGGTCGTCATCACGTTCAGCGCCGGTGTCACGCCGCTCGGCGAGGGCGAGGGCCTCGAGAGCGCGCTCAAGCGCGCGGACGGCGCCATGTACCAGGCCAAGCAGGCCGGCCGCAACCGGGTCATGACCGCAGCGCTGCCCCCTCGCGACGGCGCGAACTGA
- a CDS encoding class III extradiol ring-cleavage dioxygenase codes for MHALPTLFVSHGAPTFALDPGLAGANLAALGRRLPRPQAVLVVSPHWMTRQPRVTLSPRPETIHDFGGFDPALYTLRYPAAGAHLVARRALELLAAAGLAAAPDADRGLDHGAWVPLMHLYPEADVPVLQVSLPVWLDADGAYQYGRALAPLANAGVLIVGSGSLTHNLYEFRLGDPRAEAYATEFAHWVRDAVLAGDHERLRRALAIAPHARRAHPTAEHYLPLLVAAGAAAQAVPASVIEGGIVHGVLSMDSFLFGADPALGQDATGNTRAAD; via the coding sequence ATGCACGCCCTTCCTACCCTGTTCGTCTCGCACGGCGCGCCCACGTTTGCGCTCGACCCCGGCCTCGCGGGCGCGAATCTCGCCGCGCTGGGACGCCGGCTACCGCGCCCGCAGGCGGTGCTGGTGGTCTCGCCGCACTGGATGACGCGCCAGCCGCGGGTCACCCTGTCGCCGCGGCCGGAGACGATCCACGACTTCGGTGGCTTCGACCCGGCGCTCTACACGCTGCGCTACCCGGCCGCGGGTGCGCATCTCGTCGCTCGCCGCGCGCTCGAACTGCTCGCGGCGGCAGGGCTGGCCGCCGCCCCCGATGCCGACCGCGGGCTCGACCACGGCGCCTGGGTGCCGCTGATGCACCTCTACCCCGAGGCCGACGTGCCCGTGCTGCAGGTGTCGCTGCCGGTGTGGCTGGACGCCGATGGCGCCTATCAGTACGGTCGCGCACTGGCGCCGCTGGCGAACGCGGGCGTGCTGATCGTGGGTTCCGGCAGCCTGACTCATAACCTGTACGAGTTCCGCCTCGGCGATCCGCGCGCAGAAGCCTACGCGACCGAGTTCGCGCACTGGGTGCGCGACGCGGTGCTGGCGGGCGATCATGAGCGTCTGCGGCGGGCGCTCGCGATCGCGCCGCACGCACGCAGGGCGCATCCCACCGCCGAACACTACCTGCCGCTGCTGGTCGCCGCGGGCGCGGCGGCGCAGGCCGTGCCCGCGAGCGTCATCGAGGGCGGCATCGTGCATGGCGTGCTGTCGATGGATTCCTTCCTCTTCGGTGCGGACCCCGCCCTCGGCCAGGACGCCACCGGGAACACCCGGGCGGCCGACTGA
- a CDS encoding alpha/beta hydrolase, translating to MTDDTAFTPDTPPIEIETGPNPQWSIIWMHGLGADGSDFAPIVPELGLPAGLAARFIFPHAPFRPVTCNGGYVMRAWYDIISLTPGARQIDEAGLLESRAFVRQLIERETARGIPTERIILAGFSQGGAVAYLSALTHPAPLAGVIALSTYIPSARLITADLAEANRQIPVFAAHGTDDDVVSLELGEQALAMLQTLGLAPEWRTYAMPHSVCMAEVADIGAWLKRVLGGAR from the coding sequence ATGACCGACGACACCGCCTTCACCCCCGACACCCCGCCGATCGAGATCGAGACCGGACCGAACCCGCAGTGGTCGATCATCTGGATGCACGGCCTGGGCGCCGACGGCAGCGACTTCGCGCCGATCGTCCCCGAGCTCGGCCTGCCCGCGGGGCTGGCGGCGAGGTTCATCTTCCCGCACGCGCCCTTCCGGCCGGTAACCTGCAACGGCGGCTACGTGATGCGCGCCTGGTACGACATCATCTCGCTGACGCCCGGCGCGCGGCAGATCGACGAGGCCGGCCTGCTCGAGTCGCGCGCCTTCGTCCGCCAGCTGATCGAGCGCGAAACGGCGCGCGGCATCCCGACCGAGCGCATCATCCTTGCCGGCTTCTCGCAGGGCGGCGCGGTCGCCTACCTGAGCGCGCTCACCCACCCGGCGCCGCTGGCGGGCGTCATCGCGCTGTCCACCTACATCCCGAGCGCGCGGCTGATCACCGCCGATCTCGCCGAAGCGAACCGCCAGATCCCGGTGTTTGCGGCGCACGGAACCGACGACGACGTGGTGTCGCTCGAACTCGGCGAGCAGGCGCTGGCGATGCTGCAGACGCTCGGCCTCGCGCCGGAATGGCGGACCTACGCCATGCCCCACTCGGTGTGCATGGCCGAGGTCGCCGACATCGGCGCATGGCTGAAACGCGTGCTGGGCGGAGCGCGCTGA